A single region of the Brassica rapa cultivar Chiifu-401-42 chromosome A03, CAAS_Brap_v3.01, whole genome shotgun sequence genome encodes:
- the LOC103858271 gene encoding glutathione S-transferase U5, whose product MAEKEEVKLLGIWASPFSRRIEMALKLKGIPYDYVEEILEHKSPLLLALNPIHKKVPVLVHNGKTILESQVILEYIDETWKQNPLLPQDPYERSKARFLAKLVDEQIITAGFVSMARADEKGREALAEQTRELIMNLEKELVGKDFFGGKSVGFLDLVAGSMIPFCLERGWEGIGLKVITEEKFPEYSRWVKNLEKVEAVKDCIPPREKHVEHMNYMGERIRSA is encoded by the exons aTGGCGGAGAAAGAAGAAGTGAAGCTTCTGGGAATATGGGCGAGCCCTTTCAGCCGTCGGATCGAGATGGCTCTCAAACTCAAAGGGATACCGTACGATTACGTTGAAGAAATATTGGAGCACAAAAGCCCTTTGCTTCTTGCACTCAACCCCATCCACAAGAAGGTCCCTGTTCTTGTCCACAATGGCAAAACCATTCTCGAGTCTCAAGTGATTCTTGAATACATCGATGAGACTTGGAAACAGAATCCACTTCTCCCTCAGGATCCTTACGAGAGATCCAAGGCTCGATTCTTAGCTAAACTCGTCGATGAGCAg ATCATCACTGCGGGTTTTGTATCAATGGCAAGAGCAGACGAGAAAGGAAGAGAGGCTTTGGCCGAGCAGACAAGAGAACTGATTATGAATCTGGAGAAGGAACTTGTCGGAAAAGATTTCTTCGGTGGTAAGAGTGTCGGGTTTTTGGATTTGGTCGCCGGAAGTATGATTCCGTTTTGTTTGGAGAGAGGTTGGGAAGGAATTGGATTGAAAGTGATTACAGAGGAGAAGTTTCCAGAATACAGCAGATGGGTGAAGAACTTGGAGAAGGTTGAGGCTGTGAAAGATTGTATTCCTCCAAGAGAGAAACATGTTGAACACATGAATTATATGGGGGAGAGAATCAGATCCGCTTAG
- the LOC103858272 gene encoding serine/threonine-protein phosphatase PP1 isozyme 1, which produces MADKPAQEQKPAMEPAVLDDIIRRLVEFRNTRPGSGKQVHLSEGEIRQLCAVSKEIFLQQPNLLELEAPIKICGDIHGQYSDLLRLFEYGGFPPEANYLFLGDYVDRGKQSLETICLLLAYKIKYPENFFLLRGNHESASINRIYGFYDECKRRFNVRLWKIFTDCFNCLPVAALIDDRILCMHGGISPELTSLDQIRNISRPMDIPESGLVCDLLWSDPSGDVKGWGVNDRGVSYTFGADTVAEFLQKNDMDLICRAHQVVEDGYEFFADRQLVTVFSAPNYCGEFDNAGAMMSIDESLMCSFQILKPSDKRSSPFL; this is translated from the exons ATGGCGGATAAGCCGGCGCAGGAGCAGAAGCCAGCAATGGAACCGGCGGTTCTTGACGATATCATCCGCCGTTTGGTGGAGTTTCGGAACACGAGGCCTGGATCCGGGAAGCAAGTTCACCTCAGCGAAGGTGAAATCCGTCAGCTCTGTGCTGTCTCCAAAGAAATCTTTCTTCAACAACCTAATCTCCTCGAACTCGAAGCTCCCATCAAGATCTGCG GTGATATTCATGGGCAGTATTCAGATCTATTGAGGCTATTTGAGTATGGAGGCTTCCCTCCAGAAGCCAATTATTTGTTCTTAGGTGATTACGTCGACCGTGGCAAGCAAAGCTTGGAAACAATATGCCTTCTCTTAGCTTACAAAATCAAGTACCCTGAGAACTTCTTCTTGCTTAGAGGGAACCATGAATCTGCTTCCATCAATCGTATCTACGGGTTCTATGACGAGTGCAAACGCAGGTTCAACGTCAGGCTCTGGAAGATATTCACCGATTGCTTTAACTGTCTTCCTGTGGCCGCTTTGATCGATGACAGGATACTATGTATGCATGGTGGGATCTCCCCAGAGTTGACGAGCTTGGACCAGATCAGGAACATTTCACGCCCGATGGATATCCCTGAATCAGGTTTGGTGTGTGATTTGCTTTGGTCGGATCCTAGTGGAGACGTCAAAGGATGGGGAGTGAATGATCGTGGTGTTTCATACACTTTTGGAGCTGACACTGTTGCAGAGTTCTTGCAAAAAAATGACATGGACCTTATCTGCCGTGCCCACCAG GTTGTTGAAGATGGGTATGAGTTCTTTGCAGACAGACAGCTTGTTACTGTGTTTTCAGCTCCCAACTATTGTGGAGAGTTTGACAATGCTGGCGCAATGATGAGCATTGATGAGAGCTTAATGTGCTCGTTCCAAATACTTAAGCCGTCGGATAAGAGATCATCACCATTTCTATGA
- the LOC103848452 gene encoding tropinone reductase homolog At2g29370 isoform X2, with protein MDKRWSLQGMTALVTGGAGGIGHAIVDELSAFGARIHVCDISETLLSQSLSEWEKKGFQVSGSVCDVTSRPERETLIQTVSSLFDGKLNILVSNVGTRVVKPTIECTSEEFKFIMATNLESAFHLAQLAHPLLKASGSGNIVLMSSIAGVVNLSRTSIYGATKGALNQLGRNLACEWASDNIRVNSVCPWFITTPATKDFLCGEVKEKVESVTPMGRVGEANEVSSLVAFLCLPAASYITGQTICVDGGFTINGFSFP; from the exons ATGGATAAAAGGTGGAGTCTTCAAGGTATGACTGCTCTTGTAACCGGTGGAGCGGGAGGAATCGG GCATGCCATCGTAGATGAATTATCTGCTTTTGGAGCTAGAATCCATGTATGCGACATATCTGAAACACTGCTCAGTCAAAGCTTAAGTGAATGGGAAAAGAAAGGGTTTCAAGTGAGTGGCTCAGTCTGTGATGTAACCTCACGTCCCGAGAGAGAAACATTAATACAAACTGTCTCCTCATTGTTCGATGGCAAACTCAACATTCTT GTAAGCAATGTGGGAACGCGTGTTGTGAAGCCGACCATAGAGTGTACATCAGAAGAATTCAAGTTTATCATGGCTACAAATCTGGAGTCAGCATTTCATCTAGCACAGCTCGCACACCCGTTGTTGAAAGCCTCTGGTTCAGGGAACATTGTGCTCATGTCTTCCATTGCTGGGGTTGTAAATTTGAGTCGTACATCCATCTATGGAGCAACCAAAG GAGCCCTGAATCAGCTAGGGAGAAACTTGGCGTGCGAGTGGGCGAGTGATAACATAAGGGTTAACTCTGTTTGTCCATGGTTCATCACAACTCCTGCAACTAAAGAT TTTCTCTGTGGTGAAGTAAAAGAAAAGGTAGAGAGTGTGACACCAATGGGGCGTGTTGGAGAGGCAAATGAAGTTTCATCGCTTGTGGCATTTCTATGTCTTCCTGCTGCTTCTTATATTACTGGTCAAACCATTTGCGTTGATGGAGGTTTCACTATCAACGGCTTCTCATTCCCttaa
- the LOC103848451 gene encoding tropinone reductase homolog At2g29320 isoform X2, with amino-acid sequence MSRYAIVEELANFGAKIHVCDISETLLNQSLSEWEKKGFQVKGSVCDVTSRSERETLIQNVSSLFDGKLNILVNNVGVLRGKPTIEYVAEDFAYHSSTNLEAAFHFGQLSYPLLKASGYGSIVFLSSVAGVVSFECGSIYGVTKGALNQLARNLACEWAKDGIRANAVAPNVVKTRQSQSYLEDVSFKEKLFCRTPLGRAGEPNEVASLVVFLCLPAASYITGQTICVDGGLTVNGFSYQSRA; translated from the exons ATGTCTAGGTATGCCATAGTAGAGGAATTAGCTAATTTTGGAGCTAAAATCCACGTATGTGACATATCTGAAACTCTGCTCAATCAAAGTTTAAGTGAATGGGAAAAGAAAGGGTTTCAAGTCAAAGGCTCAGTCTGTGATGTAACCTCACGCTCTGAGAGAGAAACATTGATACAAAATGTATCCTCCCTGTTCGATGGTAAACTCAACATTCTT GTAAATAACGTGGGAGTACTTCGCGGGAAGCCAACAATAGAATATGTGGCAGAAGATTTTGCTTACCATAGCTCAACAAACTTGGAAGCTGCTTTCCATTTTGGCCAGCTTTCATATCCACTCTTAAAGGCTTCAGGTTATGGAAGCATCGTCTTCTTGTCTTCTGTTGCAGGGGTTGTATCATTTGAGTGTGGATCCATTTATGGTGTAACCAAAG GAGCTCTGAACCAGCTAGCTAGAAATTTGGCATGTGAATGGGCAAAAGACGGCATAAGAGCCAATGCTGTTGCACCTAATGTTGTCAAGACTCGACAGTCTCAATct TATCTTGAGGACGTCAGTTTCAAGGAAAAATTGTTCTGTAGAACTCCACTTGGTCGTGCTGGAGAGCCAAATGAAGTTGCATCGCTAGTGGTCTTCTTGTGTCTACCTGCAGCGTCCTACATCACTGGTCAAACCATTTGTGTTGATGGAGGCCTCACAGTTAACGGTTTCTCCTATCAGTCACGGGCTTGA
- the LOC103848451 gene encoding tropinone reductase homolog At2g29320 isoform X1 has product MDKRWSLQGMTALVTGGASGIGYAIVEELANFGAKIHVCDISETLLNQSLSEWEKKGFQVKGSVCDVTSRSERETLIQNVSSLFDGKLNILVNNVGVLRGKPTIEYVAEDFAYHSSTNLEAAFHFGQLSYPLLKASGYGSIVFLSSVAGVVSFECGSIYGVTKGALNQLARNLACEWAKDGIRANAVAPNVVKTRQSQSYLEDVSFKEKLFCRTPLGRAGEPNEVASLVVFLCLPAASYITGQTICVDGGLTVNGFSYQSRA; this is encoded by the exons atggataaaaGATGGAGTCTTCAAGGTATGACTGCTCTTGTAACTGGTGGAGCCAGCGGAATCGG GTATGCCATAGTAGAGGAATTAGCTAATTTTGGAGCTAAAATCCACGTATGTGACATATCTGAAACTCTGCTCAATCAAAGTTTAAGTGAATGGGAAAAGAAAGGGTTTCAAGTCAAAGGCTCAGTCTGTGATGTAACCTCACGCTCTGAGAGAGAAACATTGATACAAAATGTATCCTCCCTGTTCGATGGTAAACTCAACATTCTT GTAAATAACGTGGGAGTACTTCGCGGGAAGCCAACAATAGAATATGTGGCAGAAGATTTTGCTTACCATAGCTCAACAAACTTGGAAGCTGCTTTCCATTTTGGCCAGCTTTCATATCCACTCTTAAAGGCTTCAGGTTATGGAAGCATCGTCTTCTTGTCTTCTGTTGCAGGGGTTGTATCATTTGAGTGTGGATCCATTTATGGTGTAACCAAAG GAGCTCTGAACCAGCTAGCTAGAAATTTGGCATGTGAATGGGCAAAAGACGGCATAAGAGCCAATGCTGTTGCACCTAATGTTGTCAAGACTCGACAGTCTCAATct TATCTTGAGGACGTCAGTTTCAAGGAAAAATTGTTCTGTAGAACTCCACTTGGTCGTGCTGGAGAGCCAAATGAAGTTGCATCGCTAGTGGTCTTCTTGTGTCTACCTGCAGCGTCCTACATCACTGGTCAAACCATTTGTGTTGATGGAGGCCTCACAGTTAACGGTTTCTCCTATCAGTCACGGGCTTGA
- the LOC103848451 gene encoding tropinone reductase homolog At2g29310 isoform X3, giving the protein MESSRYDCSCNWWSQRNRVHLSSQYAIVEELANFGAKIHVCDISETLLNQSLSEWEKKGFQVKGSVCDVTSRSERETLIQNVSSLFDGKLNILVNNVGVLRGKPTIEYVAEDFAYHSSTNLEAAFHFGQLSYPLLKASGYGSIVFLSSVAGVVSFECGSIYGVTKGALNQLARNLACEWAKDGIRANAVAPNVVKTRQSQSYLEDVSFKEKLFCRTPLGRAGEPNEVASLVVFLCLPAASYITGQTICVDGGLTVNGFSYQSRA; this is encoded by the exons ATGGAGTCTTCAAGGTATGACTGCTCTTGTAACTGGTGGAGCCAGCGGAATCGGGTACACCTTTCTTCTCA GTATGCCATAGTAGAGGAATTAGCTAATTTTGGAGCTAAAATCCACGTATGTGACATATCTGAAACTCTGCTCAATCAAAGTTTAAGTGAATGGGAAAAGAAAGGGTTTCAAGTCAAAGGCTCAGTCTGTGATGTAACCTCACGCTCTGAGAGAGAAACATTGATACAAAATGTATCCTCCCTGTTCGATGGTAAACTCAACATTCTT GTAAATAACGTGGGAGTACTTCGCGGGAAGCCAACAATAGAATATGTGGCAGAAGATTTTGCTTACCATAGCTCAACAAACTTGGAAGCTGCTTTCCATTTTGGCCAGCTTTCATATCCACTCTTAAAGGCTTCAGGTTATGGAAGCATCGTCTTCTTGTCTTCTGTTGCAGGGGTTGTATCATTTGAGTGTGGATCCATTTATGGTGTAACCAAAG GAGCTCTGAACCAGCTAGCTAGAAATTTGGCATGTGAATGGGCAAAAGACGGCATAAGAGCCAATGCTGTTGCACCTAATGTTGTCAAGACTCGACAGTCTCAATct TATCTTGAGGACGTCAGTTTCAAGGAAAAATTGTTCTGTAGAACTCCACTTGGTCGTGCTGGAGAGCCAAATGAAGTTGCATCGCTAGTGGTCTTCTTGTGTCTACCTGCAGCGTCCTACATCACTGGTCAAACCATTTGTGTTGATGGAGGCCTCACAGTTAACGGTTTCTCCTATCAGTCACGGGCTTGA
- the LOC103848452 gene encoding tropinone reductase homolog At2g29300 isoform X1, whose protein sequence is MDKRWSLQGMTALVTGGAGGIGHAIVDELSAFGARIHVCDISETLLSQSLSEWEKKGFQVSGSVCDVTSRPERETLIQTVSSLFDGKLNILVNNVGGLREKPTTEYGSDDFTFHISINVEAAFHFCQLSHPLLKASGFGSIVFTSSVAGVVSFSCGSLYGLAKGALNQLARNLACEWAKDGIRANAVAPNSIRTPWSQQFLDDVSFKEALFSRTPLGRIGEPNEVASLVAFLCLPAASYITGQTICVDGGLTVNGFSYQPHA, encoded by the exons ATGGATAAAAGGTGGAGTCTTCAAGGTATGACTGCTCTTGTAACCGGTGGAGCGGGAGGAATCGG GCATGCCATCGTAGATGAATTATCTGCTTTTGGAGCTAGAATCCATGTATGCGACATATCTGAAACACTGCTCAGTCAAAGCTTAAGTGAATGGGAAAAGAAAGGGTTTCAAGTGAGTGGCTCAGTCTGTGATGTAACCTCACGTCCCGAGAGAGAAACATTAATACAAACTGTCTCCTCATTGTTCGATGGCAAACTCAACATTCTT GTAAACAATGTGGGCGGACTTCGTGAAAAACCAACAACAGAATATGGGTCAGACGATTTCACTTTCCATATCTCAATAAATGTGGAAGCTGCTTTCCATTTTTGTCAGCTTTCACATCCTCTCCTAAAGGCTTCTGGATTTGGAAGCATTGTCTTCACTTCCTCTGTTGCTGGAGTTGTATCATTTTCTTGTGGATCCCTTTATGGTCTAGCAAAAG GAGCTCTGAACCAGTTAGCAAGAAATTTGGCATGTGAATGGGCAAAAGACGGCATAAGAGCCAACGCTGTTGCCCCCAATTCTATCAGGACTCCTTGGTCTCAACAA TTTCTTGATGACGTCAGTTTCAAGGAGGCATTGTTCAGTAGAACTCCACTTGGTCGCATTGGAGAACCAAATGAGGTTGCATCACTAGTGGCATTCTTGTGTCTACCTGCGGCTTCCTATATTACTGGTCAAACCATTTGTGTTGATGGAGGCCTCACTGTTAACGGTTTCTCCTATCAACCACATGCTTGA